One part of the Desulfonema ishimotonii genome encodes these proteins:
- a CDS encoding FmdE family protein: MTLVETGDNGNPSSYSAAGAAGTEHLKHNPRKDMIQAIRDNDAIRCLVKTAEIHGHFCPGIALGVMASLCGLRQPEVAFAPSDGMEDLMAVVEINACFADGVQAVSGCTLGNNSLVYRDLGRTAVTFVRRGEKKGVRVRVRPDFRSRIEQAVPGFYPLMEKVVINRDGSAEENAAFMEKGWEAALFLVQLPFEEILITETVRPVLPDYAPVTRSVVCPGCGETVMATKVVAEGEGRSLCFMCAGSPYREVEGQGIVVRESRKRPSPDVCGHRSGHGQSNRGRGPSSFRMHDSDFVFSELGLKEGESLLDMGCGAGDYTIQASGIVGNSGTVYALDKWEEMIKGVVEEAGFQGIRNIKAITSDITGPLPIRDDCADVCLIATVLHILDPEQDKKPLFSEIRRVLKPGGRVAIIECKKEVRPFGPPVHMCLSPEEVEKMVTRHGFERIGFTDLGYNYMIQYRSE; the protein is encoded by the coding sequence ATGACGCTGGTCGAAACAGGAGACAATGGAAATCCAAGTAGTTATTCCGCTGCCGGGGCAGCGGGCACGGAACATCTGAAACACAATCCCCGGAAAGACATGATTCAGGCCATACGCGACAACGACGCAATCCGCTGTCTCGTAAAGACGGCGGAAATCCACGGCCATTTCTGTCCGGGAATCGCGCTCGGTGTCATGGCCTCGCTGTGCGGTCTGAGACAACCGGAGGTGGCGTTCGCGCCTTCCGACGGAATGGAGGATCTCATGGCCGTGGTTGAGATAAATGCCTGTTTTGCGGACGGGGTGCAGGCGGTATCCGGGTGTACCCTTGGCAACAATTCGCTGGTATACCGCGACCTGGGGCGGACGGCGGTGACCTTTGTCAGGCGCGGTGAAAAAAAAGGTGTGCGCGTCCGGGTCCGCCCCGATTTCCGCTCCCGCATAGAGCAGGCGGTCCCGGGATTCTATCCTCTGATGGAAAAAGTCGTTATAAACAGGGACGGAAGCGCCGAAGAGAACGCAGCCTTTATGGAAAAGGGATGGGAAGCTGCCCTGTTTCTCGTTCAGCTTCCTTTTGAGGAGATCCTGATTACCGAAACGGTCCGCCCCGTTCTGCCTGATTATGCCCCTGTGACCCGGAGCGTTGTCTGTCCCGGCTGCGGAGAAACGGTGATGGCCACAAAAGTTGTGGCCGAAGGGGAAGGCCGCAGCCTCTGTTTCATGTGCGCAGGCAGTCCGTACCGTGAGGTCGAAGGGCAGGGGATCGTCGTAAGGGAATCCCGAAAACGGCCTTCCCCGGATGTGTGCGGCCACAGATCCGGCCACGGGCAAAGTAACCGCGGACGGGGGCCCAGCAGTTTCCGGATGCATGATTCGGATTTTGTTTTCAGCGAACTCGGACTTAAAGAAGGGGAGTCTCTTCTTGATATGGGATGCGGGGCCGGAGATTATACAATTCAGGCGTCAGGGATCGTCGGGAATTCCGGCACAGTGTATGCGCTTGATAAATGGGAAGAGATGATTAAAGGGGTGGTGGAAGAAGCTGGTTTTCAGGGTATCAGGAATATTAAGGCCATCACCTCGGATATTACCGGTCCGTTGCCCATCAGAGATGACTGTGCCGATGTCTGCCTTATCGCAACCGTACTCCACATACTGGACCCGGAGCAGGATAAGAAACCATTATTCAGTGAAATCCGTCGTGTTTTAAAACCGGGCGGGCGCGTCGCCATCATCGAATGTAAAAAAGAAGTACGGCCTTTCGGCCCGCCGGTTCATATGTGTCTGTCACCGGAAGAAGTCGAAAAAATGGTAA
- a CDS encoding flavodoxin family protein, which yields MKSLVLFDSMSGNTEKVAAAICKTLESEAMAPQMTKVGKETDLDFYDYDLVCVGSPVIDWLPTQTMMNFIKKKLKGYNRQGLIKPAAPIIPGKFGVCFGTFAGPHIGEREALPMTMWFRSFLEHIGFTVLDSWHIVGQFNNREDLNISGRLGNIRNRPNENDLADVENRVRGVLASLEAWRS from the coding sequence ATGAAATCCCTGGTTTTGTTCGATTCAATGAGCGGAAATACCGAAAAAGTGGCAGCGGCTATTTGCAAAACGCTGGAAAGCGAGGCTATGGCGCCGCAAATGACGAAAGTCGGCAAGGAAACAGACCTTGACTTTTATGACTATGATCTTGTGTGCGTGGGGTCCCCCGTTATTGATTGGCTGCCGACACAGACCATGATGAATTTTATCAAAAAAAAGCTGAAAGGCTATAACCGCCAGGGCCTGATCAAACCGGCGGCCCCTATTATCCCCGGAAAGTTCGGGGTTTGCTTTGGAACATTTGCCGGACCGCATATCGGAGAACGGGAAGCGTTGCCGATGACCATGTGGTTTCGTTCTTTCCTGGAGCATATCGGCTTCACGGTTCTGGATTCGTGGCATATCGTCGGTCAGTTCAATAACAGAGAGGATCTGAATATCAGCGGTCGTCTGGGAAATATTCGGAACAGGCCGAATGAGAATGATCTGGCCGATGTTGAAAACCGTGTCAGGGGAGTCCTGGCCTCATTGGAAGCGTGGCGATCCTGA
- a CDS encoding transposase family protein, whose translation MRAVKRIEKMAIRVIRIEKKRGISASDTEYLIPDATEQPVQRPKRKQRKSYSGKKKGHTQKTQYITDPAGRIRAVSRTYPGKTHDFTIYKKQKKRDRFCGVPKKADNGYQGIRKYDKNAEIPYKKPRGGELTAEQKDFNRRLSKKRIRVGNTIREIKIFKIMSDTYRNRRKNHNLRANIIAGMVNMKITERELRKAA comes from the coding sequence ATGCGGGCGGTAAAACGCATCGAAAAAATGGCTATCCGGGTGATCCGTATTGAGAAAAAACGTGGGATTTCCGCTTCGGACACTGAATATCTCATACCTGACGCGACAGAGCAGCCCGTGCAACGCCCGAAGAGGAAGCAGCGGAAATCTTACAGTGGCAAAAAAAAAGGGCACACTCAGAAAACGCAATATATCACGGATCCGGCAGGAAGAATCCGCGCGGTTTCCAGAACATATCCCGGCAAAACCCATGATTTCACCATATACAAAAAGCAGAAGAAGAGAGACCGTTTTTGCGGGGTTCCGAAAAAGGCCGACAACGGATATCAGGGGATACGGAAATATGACAAAAATGCCGAAATTCCCTATAAAAAGCCCCGGGGCGGAGAGCTGACCGCCGAACAAAAGGATTTCAACCGGAGACTTTCCAAAAAACGGATAAGGGTGGGGAACACGATAAGAGAAATAAAAATATTCAAAATAATGTCGGATACTTATAGGAACAGGCGAAAGAATCACAATCTCAGGGCCAACATCATAGCGGGGATGGTGAATATGAAAATAACAGAAAGAGAACTTCGGAAAGCCGCATGA
- a CDS encoding helix-turn-helix transcriptional regulator, whose product MELISLQLTWLASLGGRQNKQSGLSPAERERIHAARELLVRDMASPPPLSELSQRLCLSINKLEAGFQELFGMTVFGYLREYKMQKARHFFEEAEMNVSQVAWAVGYVNVSHFSAAYKKRFGILPKAYLRTARRKIIPA is encoded by the coding sequence TTGGAACTTATTTCCCTTCAGCTCACCTGGTTGGCTTCCCTCGGAGGGCGGCAGAACAAACAGAGCGGCCTCAGCCCTGCCGAAAGGGAGCGCATTCATGCGGCCCGTGAGCTGTTGGTCCGGGATATGGCATCTCCGCCCCCTTTGTCGGAACTTTCACAGCGGCTTTGCCTGAGCATTAACAAGCTGGAAGCCGGATTTCAGGAACTTTTCGGCATGACGGTATTCGGTTATCTCAGGGAATACAAAATGCAGAAGGCCCGCCATTTTTTTGAGGAGGCAGAGATGAATGTGAGCCAGGTAGCGTGGGCAGTCGGATATGTCAACGTCAGCCATTTCAGTGCAGCATATAAAAAACGCTTCGGTATCCTGCCCAAAGCATATCTCAGGACAGCCCGGCGTAAAATCATTCCCGCCTGA
- a CDS encoding IS982 family transposase → MVVVLTAVAFFGGSFRTAACFLKEHGYLREILSESRLNRRIDGYVWETLFFITAEIFKNRNAGREYITDSFPVPVCDNIRIRYSQIFQGEEFRGYIAGKRRYFFGIRVHMIATALGESVEFLIAPGTESDLTLLRQYDFALPPGPICYGDKIYNDYKYEDLLQEAAGITLKPIRKKNSKRAEGDFTARRAISHTRKRIETAFSSITKFFQKNLCGDFTGVCFEGYDLYSCYGS, encoded by the coding sequence ATGGTTGTTGTCCTTACAGCCGTGGCTTTTTTCGGAGGCAGTTTCAGGACAGCCGCCTGTTTCCTGAAAGAGCACGGATATCTCCGTGAAATTCTGAGCGAAAGCAGACTTAACCGCAGAATTGATGGCTATGTATGGGAAACCCTGTTTTTCATTACTGCCGAAATTTTCAAAAACAGAAATGCCGGGCGGGAATACATCACAGACAGTTTTCCCGTTCCTGTCTGTGACAATATCCGCATCCGGTACTCGCAAATCTTTCAGGGTGAGGAGTTCCGGGGGTATATTGCGGGCAAACGCAGATATTTTTTCGGTATCAGAGTTCATATGATTGCCACAGCGTTGGGAGAATCTGTTGAGTTTCTGATTGCCCCCGGAACCGAATCCGATCTGACGCTGCTGAGGCAGTACGACTTTGCCCTGCCTCCCGGTCCGATATGCTATGGTGATAAAATTTACAATGATTACAAATACGAGGATCTCCTGCAGGAAGCTGCGGGCATAACTTTGAAACCGATACGGAAGAAAAATTCGAAACGGGCGGAAGGGGATTTCACAGCCCGACGGGCAATCAGTCATACCCGGAAAAGAATTGAAACCGCCTTCAGCAGCATAACAAAATTTTTTCAAAAAAATTTATGCGGTGACTTCACAGGAGTTTGCTTTGAAGGGTATGATCTTTATTCTTGTTACGGAAGTTGA
- a CDS encoding IS1 family transposase, translating to MGKSGTWRTKRKDLNFRTHIKHLRKIICFPKNEDIHGNVIGMYINRHCTGQKTLTF from the coding sequence ATGGGGAAATCCGGCACATGGAGAACAAAAAGAAAAGATCTGAATTTCAGAACACACATAAAGCACCTTCGCAAAATAATCTGTTTTCCAAAGAACGAAGATATACATGGCAATGTCATCGGAATGTATATCAATCGGCACTGTACAGGACAAAAAACGCTAACATTCTGA